One region of Nycticebus coucang isolate mNycCou1 chromosome 10, mNycCou1.pri, whole genome shotgun sequence genomic DNA includes:
- the PPM1N gene encoding probable protein phosphatase 1N yields MAALARWLERLLRPTRKEKEGEEEEDEEGEAGRRALDLSQSLLTAPRCAQKPHGGAAASWGLRFGASAAQGWRARMEDAHCAWLALPELPPGWAFFAVLDGHGGARAARFGARHLPGHVIEALGPTPVEPEGVRWALRRAFLSADERLRSLWPRGEQGGSTAVALLVSPLFLYLAHCGDSRGVLSRAGAVAFCTEDHRPFRPRERERIHDAGGTICRRRIEGSLAVSRALGDFAYKEAPGRPPELQLVSAEPEVTALARQAEDEFMVLASDGVWDAISGVDLAGLVASRLRLGLAPELLCAQLLDTCLCKGSLDNMTCILVCFPGAPRPCEEAIRRELALDTTLGDRVAELCASAQEPPSLNSVFRTLASEDIADLPPGGGLYCKATIIAEAYSQFCQSSRECWEKGQDEAGKLTGTHSGSVLDLEV; encoded by the exons ATGGCTGCCCTTGCTCGCTGGCTGGAGCGTCTCCTCCGACCTACTCGCAAGGaaaaggagggggaagaggaggaagatgaggaggggGAGGCGGGGCGCCGGGCCCTCGACCTGTCTCAGTCTCTCCTGACTGCGCCGCGCTGCGCCCAGAAGCCACACGGGGGTGCCGCGGCGTCTTGGGGCCTGCGCTTCGGGGCAAGCGCAGCTCAGGGCTGGCGCGCACGCATGGAGGACGCGCACTGCGCTTGGCTCGCGTTACCCGAGCTGCCCCCGGGCTGGGCTTTCTTTGCTGTACTCGACGGCCACGGCGGGGCGCGAGCTGCTCGCTTTGGTGCGCGCCATCTGCCAGGCCACGTGATCGAGGCGCTGGGCCCGACACCTGTCGAGCCCGAGGGTGTACGCTGGGCGCTGCGCAGAGCCTTCTTGAGCGCAGATGAGCGCCTGCGCTCGCTCTGGCCCCGCGGCGAACAGGGCGGCTCCACGGCTGTGGCATTGCTCGTCTCTCCGCTCTTTCTATACCTGGCGCACTGCGGTGACTCTCGCGGGGTGCTGAGCCGCGCCGGCGCTGTGGCCTTCTGCACCGAGGACCACCGACCTTTCCGTCCCCGGGAACGGGAGCGCATCCACGACGCGGGCGGCACCATCTGCCGCCGGCGCATCGAGGGCTCTCTGGCCGTGTCGCGAGCACTAGGCGACTTTGCTTACAAGGAGGCTCCGGGGAGGCCCCCAGAGCTGCAGCTCGTTTCCGCGGAGCCTGAAGTGACCGCACTGGCACGCCAAGCTGAGGACGAGTTCATGGTCCTGGCCTCTGACGGCGTGTGGGACGCTATATCTGGTGTTGATCTGGCCGGGCTGGTAGCTTCGCGTCTCCGTTTAGGCCTGGCCCCAGAGCTTCTTTGCGCGCAGCTGTTGGACACGTGTCTGTGCAAG GGCAGCCTGGACAACATGACCTGCATCCTGGTCTGCTTCCCAGGGGCTCCCAGACCTTGTGAGGAGGCCATCAGGAGGGAGCTGGCGCTGGACACAACCCTAGGTGACAGAGTTGCTG AGCTGTGTGCCTCTGCTCAGGAGCCCCCCAGCCTAAACAGTGTTTTTAGGACTCTGGCCTCAGAAGACATCGCAGATTTACCTCCTGGGGGAGGGCTGTACTGCAA GGCCACCATCATCGCTGAAGCTTATTCTCAGTTCTGCCAGTCCTCAAGAGAGTGCTGGGAG AAAGGGCAAGATGAGGCTGGGAAGCTCACTGGCACCCATTCGGGCTCTGTCTTGGACTTGGAAGTCTGA
- the RTN2 gene encoding reticulon-2 isoform X1: MGQVLPVFAHCKEAPSTASSTPDSTEGGNDDSDFRDLHTAREFSEDEEEETTSQDWGTPRELTFSYIAFDGIVGSGGRRDSAARRPRPQGRSVSEPRDPHPQPGLGDSLESIPSLSQSPEPGRRGDPDTAPPAERPLEDLRLRLDQLGWAARGAGSGEDSATSSSTPLEDEEPNGSEAGEVGEALDRHLPLAQSSPPEVLTTQFSPDSGSPQAATPSPPGSRDSNSGPDERSLEVEEQLWEPLEPESIRGQCLDRTDQSAFALGPHLLVADLLYWKDTRTSGVVFTGLMVSLLCLLHFSIVSVTAHVALLLLCGTISLRVYRKVLQAVHRGDGANPFQAYLDVDLTLTGEQTEHLSQQIASHLVSTATQLRHFFLVEDLVDSLKLALLFYILTFVGAIFNGLTLLILGVIGLFTVPLLYRQHQAQIDQYVGLVNNQLSHIKAKIRAKIPGTGALASAAATVSGSKAKAE; encoded by the exons ATGGGGCAGGTCCTGCCGGTCTTCGCCCACTGCA AAGAAGCTCCATCTACAGCCTCCTCTACTCCTGATTCCACAGAAG GAGGGAACGACGACTCAGATTTTCGGGACCTGCACACAGCCCGGGAATTCTCggaggacgaggaggaggagACTACTTCGCAGGACTGGGGTACCCCCCGGGAGCTGACCTTCTCCTACATAGCTTTCGATGGTATAGTGGGCTCCGGGGGACGCAGGGATTCAGCAGCCCGACGCCCCCGGCCTCAAGGCCGCTCAGTCTCAGAACCACGAGATCCTCACCCTCAGCCTGGCCTAGGAGACAGCTTGGAGAGCATCCCCAGCCTGAGCCAATCCCCAGAGCCCGGACGCCGCGGTGACCCTGATACCGCTCCTCCGGCTGAGCGCCCCCTGGAGGACCTGAGGCTCCGGCTGGACCAGCTGGGTTGGGCGGCCCGGGGAGCGGGATCTGGGGAGGATTCTGCCACCAGTAGCTCCACCCCGCTGGAAGACGAGGAACCCAACGGATCGGAGGCTGGAGAAGTTGGGGAAG CTCTGGACCGACATCTCCCACTTGCTCAGTCCTCACCACCAGAGGTCTTGACTACCCAGTTCAGTCCGGACTCTGGGAGCCCCCAGGCTGCTACTCCGTCCCCACCTGGATCTCGAGATTCGAACTCTGGTCCTGATGAGCGCTCGCTGGAAGTGGAAGAACAGCTGTGGGAGCCTCTGGAGCCGGAGTCAATCAGGGGACAGTGCCTGGATAGAACGGACCAATCAGCATTCGCTTTGGGGCCACACCTTCTAG TGGCGGACCTGCTGTACTGGAAGGACACGAGGACGTCGGGAGTGGTCTTCACAGGCCTCATggtctccctcctctgcctcctgcacTTTAGCATCGTGTCTGTGACCGCCCACGTGGCTCTGTTGCTGCTCTGCGGCACCATCTCTCTCAGGGTTTACCGCAAAGTGCTGCAGGCCGTGCACCGGGGGGATGGAGCCAACCCTTTCCA GGCTTACCTGGATGTGGACCTAACCCTGACTGGAGAGCAGACAGAACATTTATCCCAGCAGATTGCCTCCCACTTGGTCTCTACAGCTACCCAGCTGCGGCATTTCTTCCTGGTAGAAGACCTCGTAGATTCCCTCAAG CTGGCCCTTCTCTTCTACATCTTGACCTTCGTGGGTGCCATCTTCAATGGTTTGACTCTTCTCATTCTGG GAGTGATCGGTTTATTCACCGTCCCCCTGCTATACCGGCAGCACCAG GCCCAGATCGACCAGTATGTGGGGTTGGTGAACAATCAGTTGAGCCACATCAAAGCTAA GATCCGAGCTAAAATCCCAGGGACCGGAGCTCTTGCCTCTGCAGCAGCCACAGTCTCTGGATCTAAAGCCAAAGCCGAATGA
- the RTN2 gene encoding reticulon-2 isoform X2 yields MGQVLPVFAHCKEAPSTASSTPDSTEGGNDDSDFRDLHTAREFSEDEEEETTSQDWGTPRELTFSYIAFDGDSLESIPSLSQSPEPGRRGDPDTAPPAERPLEDLRLRLDQLGWAARGAGSGEDSATSSSTPLEDEEPNGSEAGEVGEALDRHLPLAQSSPPEVLTTQFSPDSGSPQAATPSPPGSRDSNSGPDERSLEVEEQLWEPLEPESIRGQCLDRTDQSAFALGPHLLVADLLYWKDTRTSGVVFTGLMVSLLCLLHFSIVSVTAHVALLLLCGTISLRVYRKVLQAVHRGDGANPFQAYLDVDLTLTGEQTEHLSQQIASHLVSTATQLRHFFLVEDLVDSLKLALLFYILTFVGAIFNGLTLLILGVIGLFTVPLLYRQHQAQIDQYVGLVNNQLSHIKAKIRAKIPGTGALASAAATVSGSKAKAE; encoded by the exons ATGGGGCAGGTCCTGCCGGTCTTCGCCCACTGCA AAGAAGCTCCATCTACAGCCTCCTCTACTCCTGATTCCACAGAAG GAGGGAACGACGACTCAGATTTTCGGGACCTGCACACAGCCCGGGAATTCTCggaggacgaggaggaggagACTACTTCGCAGGACTGGGGTACCCCCCGGGAGCTGACCTTCTCCTACATAGCTTTCGATG GAGACAGCTTGGAGAGCATCCCCAGCCTGAGCCAATCCCCAGAGCCCGGACGCCGCGGTGACCCTGATACCGCTCCTCCGGCTGAGCGCCCCCTGGAGGACCTGAGGCTCCGGCTGGACCAGCTGGGTTGGGCGGCCCGGGGAGCGGGATCTGGGGAGGATTCTGCCACCAGTAGCTCCACCCCGCTGGAAGACGAGGAACCCAACGGATCGGAGGCTGGAGAAGTTGGGGAAG CTCTGGACCGACATCTCCCACTTGCTCAGTCCTCACCACCAGAGGTCTTGACTACCCAGTTCAGTCCGGACTCTGGGAGCCCCCAGGCTGCTACTCCGTCCCCACCTGGATCTCGAGATTCGAACTCTGGTCCTGATGAGCGCTCGCTGGAAGTGGAAGAACAGCTGTGGGAGCCTCTGGAGCCGGAGTCAATCAGGGGACAGTGCCTGGATAGAACGGACCAATCAGCATTCGCTTTGGGGCCACACCTTCTAG TGGCGGACCTGCTGTACTGGAAGGACACGAGGACGTCGGGAGTGGTCTTCACAGGCCTCATggtctccctcctctgcctcctgcacTTTAGCATCGTGTCTGTGACCGCCCACGTGGCTCTGTTGCTGCTCTGCGGCACCATCTCTCTCAGGGTTTACCGCAAAGTGCTGCAGGCCGTGCACCGGGGGGATGGAGCCAACCCTTTCCA GGCTTACCTGGATGTGGACCTAACCCTGACTGGAGAGCAGACAGAACATTTATCCCAGCAGATTGCCTCCCACTTGGTCTCTACAGCTACCCAGCTGCGGCATTTCTTCCTGGTAGAAGACCTCGTAGATTCCCTCAAG CTGGCCCTTCTCTTCTACATCTTGACCTTCGTGGGTGCCATCTTCAATGGTTTGACTCTTCTCATTCTGG GAGTGATCGGTTTATTCACCGTCCCCCTGCTATACCGGCAGCACCAG GCCCAGATCGACCAGTATGTGGGGTTGGTGAACAATCAGTTGAGCCACATCAAAGCTAA GATCCGAGCTAAAATCCCAGGGACCGGAGCTCTTGCCTCTGCAGCAGCCACAGTCTCTGGATCTAAAGCCAAAGCCGAATGA
- the RTN2 gene encoding reticulon-2 isoform X3: protein MDSHWLSTKGTRPPIPFLWVPLKWSKSPRSSSVRNLSLGAEMGSKVADLLYWKDTRTSGVVFTGLMVSLLCLLHFSIVSVTAHVALLLLCGTISLRVYRKVLQAVHRGDGANPFQAYLDVDLTLTGEQTEHLSQQIASHLVSTATQLRHFFLVEDLVDSLKLALLFYILTFVGAIFNGLTLLILGVIGLFTVPLLYRQHQAQIDQYVGLVNNQLSHIKAKIRAKIPGTGALASAAATVSGSKAKAE from the exons ATGGATAGCCATTGGCTGAGTACAAAGGGGACCCGCCCCCCTATTCCCTTCCTGTGGGTTCCACTGAAGTGGTCAAAATCCCCGAGAAGCAGCAGTGTCCGTAACCTGTCACTCGGAGCCGAGATGGGGAGTAAAG TGGCGGACCTGCTGTACTGGAAGGACACGAGGACGTCGGGAGTGGTCTTCACAGGCCTCATggtctccctcctctgcctcctgcacTTTAGCATCGTGTCTGTGACCGCCCACGTGGCTCTGTTGCTGCTCTGCGGCACCATCTCTCTCAGGGTTTACCGCAAAGTGCTGCAGGCCGTGCACCGGGGGGATGGAGCCAACCCTTTCCA GGCTTACCTGGATGTGGACCTAACCCTGACTGGAGAGCAGACAGAACATTTATCCCAGCAGATTGCCTCCCACTTGGTCTCTACAGCTACCCAGCTGCGGCATTTCTTCCTGGTAGAAGACCTCGTAGATTCCCTCAAG CTGGCCCTTCTCTTCTACATCTTGACCTTCGTGGGTGCCATCTTCAATGGTTTGACTCTTCTCATTCTGG GAGTGATCGGTTTATTCACCGTCCCCCTGCTATACCGGCAGCACCAG GCCCAGATCGACCAGTATGTGGGGTTGGTGAACAATCAGTTGAGCCACATCAAAGCTAA GATCCGAGCTAAAATCCCAGGGACCGGAGCTCTTGCCTCTGCAGCAGCCACAGTCTCTGGATCTAAAGCCAAAGCCGAATGA